The Nitrospiraceae bacterium DNA segment TCCTACCATAGAAATTTCCGGAATGGCATAAATGCCAACAGGAAACTGGCTTGTCATCGGTGTGGCTTCCATGTCGAAGGCATAGCAGGCCGCTAAACGGCCCTGCTCGGAAGATGTGGCCGCCAGGCTTGGGAAGCCGATGACATCGCCCGCAGCCAGAATATGCGGGACGGCCGTGCGATATTGCGAATCGACTTGCAGGCGGCCACGGGCATCCACGGTCAATCCGGCCTTTTCGAGTTGGAGTGTCGACGTGGCTCCCGTTCGTCCGACAGAATAGAGGACCAGGCCTGAGACCAGTCGTTTTCCGGAGGCCAAATGGATCACGACTTTTGGTGATGGTGTGCTCGCGATTTCTAATTTTTCGACAGTTTCACCGAGGCGAAAAGTCACCTGGTGATTACGCATCTGATAAATGAGTTCATCGACGATTTCGCCATCCAGAAATTCCAATGGTCGGATTCGTGTATCCACAAGGGTGACTTCTACGCCAAGTGCGCCTAACATTGAGGCATATTCAATGCCGATGATCCCGGCTCCAACCACAGTCATGGTTCGTGGGAGCTGTTCTAGTTGGATGATGTTATCACTGTCGAGAATATATTGGCCGTCAATGGCAATGTTCGGTGGTGGCGTGGGGATGGTTCCCACAGCAATCAGAATGTGGGCGCTCGACAGGGTTTGTGAATGTTGGTCGGTGTGAATCAATAGAGTGTGAGGATCCACAAAGGAGGCTTCCCCTTGTAAGAATTCCACATCGTTTCTTCGTAATTGATCGTTGATCACTTCACCTTCAATGCGAATGACTTCTGCCACGCGAGTGATCAGTTGCTCGGCCGTGGGTCGTATTTTCGCGGTGTCCGATAGACGACCCCAATGTTGATGGGGTCCGGTAAAGGACAAAACGGCTTCACGAAAGGTTTTACTGGGAATGGTTCCGGTCTCTAAACAGGAGCCGCCGACGGCACGCTTCTTTTCAATAACCGCCACGCGTTTTCCTACTTTGGCTGCTTGAATGGCCGCCCGTTGTCCGGCCGGTCCGCTACCGATACAAATCAGGTCGTATTGAAATGCTGAAGGTGTCGTGATCCGGGAGCTCATGATGATAGAACGAAGGAGGATACCATAACAGGCCTGCACTCAAAGCATAGCGTGGCAAAAGAGACAAGTACAGGTCAAGCTACCTCTGGATCCTGATAGCTGCATGATTGCTGTTGGGGTTAATAAGACAACCGGGGAGTGTGTCCACCCGTATATGCCTTGGTGGCCGGCGGAAATCCGGTTTGAAAGGGGGTAATAATCTTAGAAATGTATATGGGCTGTCCATCTTGATCTGTGGTGACTTTCCCGGGATGTCGAGGAGCCTCTTTGTATGTCGGGGACAGGCGACGTTCAAGGTGTAGGGGCTCGTGTGAGCGTATGGATGATGATTTCCGGAAAGCAGAACAGCCGAATGGGAAACAGGGAGGTGCCGACTCCTCGAGAGGTGTACCCGCGCATGGATTGATATTGCCAGGGGCCTGCCTTATAGGCTCTGGGGCAGCGGCAATGGGTAATGATGGGTTGGCTTCCTGGAAGACAGATTTGGCCTCCGTGTGAGTGGCCGCAGAGGTACAGATCCATCCCGGCAGTCGAGGCCTCAGGAATAATTTCCGGGGAATGCACTAAGAGAATTCGTACGGCGTCGGTGGGCGCGAGGCGTATGGCTTTCTCCAGGTCACCTGTTTCGTAATAATGGACATCATCTAATCCGAGGAGCCAAATCGCATCCGATCCCTTTTCCAGGGCTTGAGCTTCATTGAGGAGCATGCGGATTCCGCATCGCTCAAGTCCTGGCACCATTTCCAACCAATCGTGATTCCCCAAAATGCCGGTGACGCCATACGGAGCCTGGATCGTGCTGACCAATGACTCCATGAGTGTCAGTGTCTTGTCATAATGGCCATACGTGAGAAAGCGAAAATCGCCCGTCATGACGCACAGGTCGTATTGCAAGGTGGACAGAGCGGTCTGAAGCGCTTGGCCTTTATCGATCATCCCTTCGATATGAAGATCTGACAAATGCAGAATTCGAAATCCATCAAAGGATTCGGGCAGGTGAGGAATCGGGACGGTGTGCTCGACAATGCGATATTGGGAGGTATTCTTGACGGCCAGCGGCCAAAGGCCGGTCGACTTTAAGAGTGTTTTGATGAGCCAGGCAATGGCTGGAAATTCCTCCATGTGAATGTGGAGGTGATAACCTTTTAACAGAAGGGCCGAATAGTGGGCCTGCATTTCCATGCGTTGGCCTGCATGAGCAGACCCGATCCGTTCCACTAATTTGGCAAAGGCTTCCTGGTCGTGGTGCTGGGGCATGTGCTTGTCAGCCAAGTGGAATCAGAGGTAGCATAATCATTATGCAACGATTAGATCTCATGAATCCCGGGTTGCCCGATATCCAATTTGTCCTCATGGTATTGGCATTATGTACGGCAGATCTCGAAACGATGAATGCCCCACGTTCTGTGAGAGAGACGGTCTTTAATCGGTGTTGGGCATTAATGCATGAAAGCCCTCCGCCTGTGAAGACGCAAGAGCGGGTCCTGGATTTGACCCTGAGTGATGAAGTCACTCTGGAGGCCTTGGTCCATGTGATCCGACAGACTTTCGAGGAGCATGGTTTTGTTGAATTGACCTGGGATCATCCACCAAGCGAACCGACACGAGAATCGACTCCTGAAGCTCGTCCCTTGATCGAGCGGTTAGAACAGTGGGAACCTCCTCCAGACAATTTGAATCCTCCAGCATCTTCATCGAACTAATTCTTTATCCTGACCGGCGAAGATTTTTTTGGCCGGGTCCCCGCCCTGATAGATGGAGATCATCTCTGCTCAGCGAAGGATCATCCTGTAACTTCTGGTACGCAATAGCCCTGGAGCAAAAAAATATGAAACTGCGAAACGTGAGCCTCGTGATACTTAATGGGGGGTAAAAACAACCACCTGGAGAACAGGCGAACAACTCAAAAGGCAATGACCCTGTGAGATCTTGGTTGCGTAAACCTGTGTACGGACTTCCTGCACGTCATGAGTTGACCATTTTCACCTGTTTGGGCGTGGCCTGAGAAGAGCCAAAGGCACCCAGACTCCGGAATTTAGCCTCTCGCTGTTTTCGGAGTGCGTCGGGCGACATTTTCTGTAATTGCAAGAAATGAGTGTCGAGCGCCTCGGAGACCCGGTCGGCCATGAGTTTCGCATCGCGATGGGCTCCTCCCATGGGTTCAGGTATCACCTCTTCGATGATATTGAGTTTGCGTAACTCCGGTCCCGTCATTCGTAGGGCCGTTGCGGCCTCGGCGGATTTTGAGGCGTCTCCCCATAAAATGGCGGCGCAGCCTTCCGGGGAAATTACCGAATAAATGGCATGTTCCAGCATCAGAACCCGATCTGCCAACCCTAAGGCCAACGCGCCACCACTGCCGCCTTCTCCGGTGACCACGGCAAGAATCGGCACTTGCAATCGGGACATTTCCAGTAAATTTCTGGCAATGGCCTCAGCCTGGCCGCGTTGCTCCGCATCGACGCCGGGGTAGGCTCCTGGAGTATCGATAAAGGTGATGATTGGTCGGTTAAAGCGTTCCGCTAATTTCATGAGACGCAACGCTTTTCGATAGCCTTCAGGTTTGGCCATACCAAAATTCCGGCGCATGCGTTCTTTTAAGGTCTTTCCTTTTTCATGACCGATGGCCATGATGGAGCGGCCCTTCCATGTGGCAAACCCTCCAATAATCGCCCGGTCGTCGCCGAACAGGCGGTCACCATGGAGTTCCATAAACCCATTGGTCATGTGCTCCAGGTAATCAGAAATCGAAGGGCGCTGTGGGTGTCTGGCGATTTGGCTACGTTGCCATGGGGAAAGATTGGCATAGATCTCACGTTCAAGGTTTGCCAGTTGTTCGGTGGATTTGACGATGGCATCCTGAACCGAGACCTTTTTGGATTTTGATTTCACTAACTTGGCGATGCGTTCTTCAAGTTCCTTCAGGGGTTTTTCAAAGTCCAGGTATTCACGCACGGACAAGCTCCTTGGTAGAGGGAAATTATTGGAAAGTGACCGTGGATGTGCCGAGGAGATGTTCCACTTCTTCTAAAAACTCCGGTGACGGAGAAATGCCGATATCCGATAATCCTGACAAGTTGGCGGTCAGATTAGGGTGCAAGTGAAACGCCAACGAAATAGGGGTCGGACCGCGATGCCGTTCGAATATATCTTTTAAGTCTAGCAGATTGTGGGGGGAAACGTCCTGTTCGTGGACCTGAAGCGTCACATGCTTCACTGTTTCATTTTCTAATTGTGAGAGCGATTCAACTTTGGTGGCTTTGATACGGGCGCCATTATCCATCAGGTCCACGGTTCCCGTAATCCGGACCACCGAATCCGGCCCCAGTAATTCTTCGTGTTGCTTAAAGGTCTCGGGGAAAATAATCGCTTCAACGGTTCCGTGCAAGTCTTCCAATTGGGCGTATGCCATCCTGTGGCCTTTTTTGGTCGTCGTGATTTTGAGATTGGAAATGACTCCGCAGATTTTGACCTCTCGTCCGTCGCCGACCTCGCGAATGGTCTGGGTGGAGCAGGTAGAAAAATGAGTGATCCCAACGCTGTGGCGGTTGAGAGGATGCGCGGTGATGTAAAAGCCGGTCAGCTCCCGTTCATATTTCAGTAAGTCATTCTGCGACCACTCGGGAATCTGTGGAATGACGAAACCAAAACCTTCCTGCTTGGGAGCTGCCGGCTCCGGGGCCAGTGTTTCAAACAGACTGGTTTGCCCTTCCCGTTTGTTGCGTTGGACCGTCGAAGCATGGTCCAAGGCTTCATCCAGGACCTTAAACATACTGGCGCGTGTGAGACCCATGGAATCAAAGGCTCCGACCTTGATAAGCCCTTCCAGCACCCGTTTGTTGACCTTCTGTGAATCAATGCGGCAGCAAAAATCAATAAAGGAGGAAAACGGGCCTTCCCTGTCTCGTGATTCTAAAATCACGTCCACCGCGTTTCCGCCGACGTTCTTGATCGCCACTAACCCGAACCGGATACCCTCAGGTACAACACTGAAGTTTTTTAAGCTTTGGTTCGCATCGGGTGGCAGAATGTGGACCCCCAATTCACGGCATTCCGTAAAATAGCCAACCATCTTGTCGGTATTTCCCATTTCAGATGTCAGTAGGGCGGCCATAAATTCAGTGGGGAAATGAGCTTTCAGGTAAGCCGTTTGGTATGTCACGACCGCATAGGCAGCAGAGTGAGACTTGTTAAATCCGTAGCCTGCGAAAAAGGCCATTTGGTCAAATAATTTTTCGGAGAGTTTTTCCGAAATGCCCTTTCCCTTGGCACCAGAGACAAACAATGCCTTTTGTTTGGCCATTTCCTCATGTTTTTTCTTGCCCATCGCACGACGGAGTAAGTCGGCTTGCCCCAATGAAAATCCTGCCAACTGGTTGGCGACGGCCATGACCTGTTCCTGGTAGACAATCACTCCATAGGTTTCTTTAAGAATGGGTTCCAATTGCGGAGGGTCATAGACAATTTGGGAGGGGTCGCGTTTTCGCTTAATGAAATCGTCTACCATGCCGCTTTCTAAGGGGCCGGGACGATACAGCGCGAGGATGGCAATTAAATCTTCAAACGTTTCCGGTTTGATTTTAACCAACAGGTTTCGCATGCCGGAACTTTCCAGTTGGAAAATTCCTGAAGTTTTTCCAGAGCTGAGCAGCTCAAATGTCTGCAGATCATTCAAGGGTAGATTGTTGATGTCCAATGGCGGCTCATCAGGGCGTTGAGCATTGACCATCCGGACTGCGTCATGAATCATCGTCAGGGTTTTGAGCCCCAGAAAATCGAATTTTACCAATCCGACTTTTTCCAGATCGGTCATCGTGAATTGGGTCACGATTTCGTCGTTACTGGTTTTGTAGAGGGGGACATGATCCATGAGGGGTTTTTGCGAAATGACCACGCCCGCCGCATGAGTCGAGGCATGTCGCGCCAAGCCTTCCAAGGCCATGGCCGTGTCCATGAGTTCCTTCATTTTGGCATCTTGATCGACCAGTTCCTGCAGGCGTGGTTCCTGTTTCAGGGCATCCTGGAGGGTGATGTTGAGTTGGGTGGGAACCAACTTTGCGACCCGGTCCACTTCGGCATAGGGGAAGTCCATCACTCTCCCCACATCCCGGATGGCTGCTTTGGCACCTAGTGTGCCAAAGGTAATGATCTGGCATACATGCGCCTCTCCGTACTTTTCAATGACATAGTTGATCACTTCCCCGCGGCGATCCATGCAAAAGTCCATGTCGATATCCGGCATGGTGACACGTTCGGGGTTGAGGAAGCGTTCAAAGAGCAGATTGTAGGAGAGGGGATCGAGGTCCGTAATTCGAAGGGCATACGCCACAAGGCTTCCGGCGGCCGATCCTCGTCCGGGGCCGACCGGAATGTTGCGGGATCTGGCGAAATTGATGATATCCCACACAACCAAAAAATATCCGGCATACCCCATGGCGTTCAGCACAGCGAGTTCGGTGTGGAGGCGCTGTTGGTACGCCTCGGATGGAATGCCCGTTGGGCGTTCTCGTAAACGGGTTCGAAGGCCTTCTTCCACAAGGTGCTGAAGATAGGAGTTATGAGTCTGGCCTTCGGGAACGTGATAATCCGGCAGATAGGATGTTCCGAACTCCAATTGAAGATCGCACTGTTCGGCCACCTGGGTGGTATTCAAAACCGCCCGGTTAAATTCCGCAAATTCCGTAATCATTTCTTCGGTGGATTTCACATATAACTGATCGGTATCAAACTTCATCCGGTTGGGATCTTTGAGTGTTTTTCCCGTTTGAAGGCACAACATGATTTCATGCGGACGCGCATCCCGTTTATTGAGATAATGGCAATCATTGGTGCCTACCAGCGGAATGCCAAGCTTTTCATGAATCTCCAGTAACCCCCGATTTGCAATACGTTGATGGTCCAAGCCGTTGGCCTGGACTTCCAGGTAATAGCGGTCCTTTCCAAAGATTGACCGGTACTCATCTGCCACCCGGAGAGCCCCGGCCATATCCTGTTGGTTAATGAGCTGTGGCACCTCTCCGCTCAAACAACCTGATAGGGCAATGAGACCTTCCTGATGTTCCTGTAATAATTCCTTGTCCATGCGAGGCTTGTAATAAAAGCCCTCAAGGTAGGCCTTGCTCGAGAGTTTAATGAGGTTGTGATAGCCGACTTGATTTGTGGCAAGAAGAATCAGATGAAAATATTCGTTATGCGCAAGGTGTCCTGCCCGCTGCGTGCGGTGGCCCGGAGCCATATAGGCTTCACACCCGATAATCGGCTTGACATCATGAGCTTTGGCTTTTTGATAAAAATCAATGGCGCCAAAGAGATTGCCATGGTCAGTCATGGCGACGGCGGGCATACCGAAATTCTTCACCTGTTGGAACAGGGGTGTGAGTTGGTTGGCCCCGTCGAGGAGGCTATACTGGGTGTGAAGATGAAGATGAACGAATTGTGCTGGCACTCATATGGTCCTTCAGGAAAAATTCTAATGAGCACCTCGAGTGAAGTCAAATGAAATTACGATACGAAAAACCACGCGGCGTCCGGTTTCTGAATTTTTCAAAAATTGCAGGAATACATTGAAGGAATCATCAGGAGAAATGAAAAAAAGTAATCCAGAAAAAATGGGCACAAGTATGTGGATAAATCGTGAGGATCCGGGCGAAAGCCAAGGGAGAGAATGCGTTCAGCAGATTGCTTATTTGGTGGGCATAGTAGTGAACGATGCAACTCCTACCATGGGTTGGGTCACAAATACGCGCAGAAAAAATCCTGAGATCGGAAATAAAATTTTCTCCCTATATCATTCGCGGGCCCTGGTCGCGCTTCCATATCAATCATGCCCGCGTTGGTTGTGGAAAAATTGTGATGAGAACGCACACGTTGAATAAATCTTGAACATCAATTGACAAAGGATCCAAAGCATTTGTTACAGAGGTAAAAGGAGGGAGGGGACATGATTCTGACAACGACGCCCAATGTTGAAGGTCATCAGATTAAAGAGTATTTAGGTGTGGTGGCAGGCGAAGCAATTTTGGGCACGAATTTTTTTAGGGACTTTTTTGCCAATATCCGTGATATTGTGGGCGGCCGGTCAGGGGCCTACGAAAAGGAATTGCGACGCGCGCGTGAAATCGCCTTTCAGGAAATTCAGGAAGAAGCCCTAAGGGTGGGAGCGAATGCCATTGTTGGAATTGATTTGGATTACGAAGTCATGGGAGAAACCGGGAGCATGCTCATGGTGAGTGTCAGCGGAACTGCCGTGAGGGTGGAATAAATGCCGGGAACCGGAAGAGGAACTTCATATTCTCCATGGAAGGAAATAATTGAACTTGAAAATGTAGATCAACGAAGTTGAGAAAAGAATTCAATATTAATTAATTTTCCCTAAATAAAAACATTGACCACCCCGAAGCTCGACCGATAAAATGATTAAATTAAACGAAGCAGAACACGCAATATCTCACGTCTGAGACAATTTTCAAAAAAGGAGGATTTTCATGAAGGCAAAAAAAGGTGTGATCGATTTTCTCAATAAAATTCTGACCAATGAACTGACTGCGATTAATCAATATTTTCTGCATGGGGAAATGTGCGGCAATTGGGGTTATGAACAATTGCATAATGAAATTCGGAAACATTCGATTGATGAAATGAAGCATGCGGAAGAACTGATCGAGCATATTCTCTACTTGGAAGGTGTTCCCAATCTGCAGCGATTGGGGACGCTTAAAATTGGAGAAACGGTTCCTGAGCAATTTAAATCAGATTTGGCTCTTGAACACGAAGCGGTGTCCCTCCTCACTGAGGCTATTGCCCATTGTGCCACTGTGGGAGATTTCACCACTCGCGCAAAGTTGGAAAGTATTATTAAAAGCGAAGAAGATCATATTGATTGGATCGAAACGCAAATGGAAACCATCAAGCAGGTGGGGGTAGAAAATTATCTTGCCCAACACATGCATGAAAAATAGGCGCTTCTATTTCTGAAACACAATGGGGCTTTCCGGGATTCCCGATGGCAATCCTGGAAAGCCCTGTTTCATGAAATGGAGGAAAAATAGGTTTATCGTAGAACCGTTTGCAGAAAAGGCTCTTGCATCTCTGGTAAATGCGATCATGGTTCTGGCCGTTATGTCGGAAATAACCACGTCAGCCCACCCATGAACATCCGTGGAGTGCCCGGGACAAAGTGAATATCGGCAACACCTCCGGCGGGTTCTCCGGGAAGACGGGACTCATAATAAAACTGGGCCTGGCGCCAATCGGTATCGGTCAAATTACGGATGCTAAAAAACGCCTCCAGGCGTCCGGTTGGTGGCGCAAGAGGGATTTTGTAGCGAAGCACCAGATCAAAAATCGTAAATGGTTCCAGTTTCACGCTATTATCTTCCGTGCCGGCACGGCTTCCCACGGTCAACATTTGCAACATTCCCGACAGTCCAAGCGGGAAGTGGGCTGTGACTGATGAAAACGCGGTGAACTGTGGCGCCAAGGGGACGGAGTCCCCCGTTTTTCGGAACTCGGCATGGGTATACGTGATATCTCCTCGAATGGTGAGCCAATCCATCGGGGTGATGCGAGAACTGAATTCCGTTCCCAGGCGACGCGTCTTTCCTCGCGGCTCCGTTGTCCCGTCATCCCCCACGAATACCAATTCAGATCCCAGATCCAACAGCCAGAATGTGGCGAGAAATTCGGACCAGTTCCACGGTCGGCTCCTGATACCGACTTCATAACCAATAGCTCGGGTCAAGCTGTTAGTCGACGGATTTTCCACCGCATCCCGCGCATCATTGCTGTGAAAACCGGTTCCAACATTCAAGTAAAATTCCGTCCGGTACCAGGGACCCAAGACGAGATTGGCTTTCCCGCTGGCGATGGCATTCGAGGCTGTCCCGTTTGGTCGTTCCGAGCAGTCTGCCCCGCAACGATCTTTCACGTTATAGGTGAAGACGTCAACCCGGCCGCCTCCCACAAATCGCATCCAGGGAAGGAATTGAAGGTCCAATTTCAGATAGGGAGAATAGGAAGCTTCGAAAATGTCCGATTCCTGTGTGATGGCCAGGGATGAGCGTTTCTGTTGCGTGCCCAAACGCACTTGGATTTGATCAAAGCGTGTCTGAAGTCCGGCCGTCATGGTGCCCTCATAATTGAGCAGGCGAAAAATCTGGCGATAACCGACATCGCTTCCAGTCAACCAACGCCGGTCGGTTTGTTCAATGCCGTCACCATTGTCCGAATCGTTGAGGTAAAACGTAAAGTTTGTGAATAGAGACAGATAATAATATTGAGCCCACAAGTTGGCGAATGCAGTGCCGCCCCCTGGAAAATCATAATGATAATCCAATCGACCTGTGCTCCGAAGAGATTTGCCGCCCTCTGAGGGATCAAGGGAGCCGAAGCGATCTAACGATCCATCCTCTACCGCACGAAAAGGAATCTGCCCTGATCCGTTCCATCGTCCATAATATTGGGAAAGCGTCACACTGAGTCGGGAGGTCGCGGAGGGATCAAACGTCAGTTTCGCCAGTCCATTGTATCGGGTATTGCGATTGACAAAATCATAAGGGCCGTCGGTGTAATAAAATTCTCCGGCGAAAAGAGTCCGAAATCTATCGTGAGTGGGAGAGGTCATGAACAGATATCGTTGAGTATTGAAACTTCCTCCGCCCGCCTGAAGAACGGTATCCGGTACCGACTCACGGGTGACATAATTGGCGGCGCCGGCCGTGGCAAAGTCCCCATACTCCACATGATAGGGTCCTTTTTTGACCGTAATTTCTTCAATAGTTTCAGGGATGATAAAATTGATGTCTCCGTATCCCTGTCCATGCGCATGGCTGCGCATATTGATCGGCATGCCATCCACATGAAGGGCCAGGTCTGTGCCATGATCGGCGTCAAAGCCGCGCAGAAGAAACTGATCTGCCTTCCCGGCACCGCCTGAATGTTCCAGGGTAATAAGGCCGGGAGCCAACCGTAATAAATCCGCAGGCCGCCCTTGCGGTTGAAGCAGGATATCCTCATTGAGAATGATTCGATTCGAAGATGCCGCAATAGGGCGCTCTCCAACGACTTGCACCTCTTCTAAAACCGTGACTTCCTCATGGTCATGTCCTGATGCCAGACCGGCCCACAAGAGGAAGAGAACACCGGCCGGGAAACATACCGCCAGCGTGTGAAGGAGTCGCATACCCATGGAATTGGTAAAGGAAAAGCGAGTGTGGGAACGAGTGGTATATCCAGCAGTAACACGAAAAATAAATTAGTGACACGACTTGTAGCAAGGTCCGGTGATATTGTCAATTCATAATCGTGCGGGAAGACGATGAAGAGAGAGGAGGCATGGGAAGGAAAGGAGGCCATGAGGTGTGGCCGAAATGTCTTGAGAGGAGAAATGTGCGCTATTTCACGGCTTTTCCCGTGGTCGTCATCGTGAGTTGTCCATGCTTGACCCCTTTGGTTTTAATCAGCAGATTGGCTAAATCAACGAGGGCTGAACTTCGCCCTCTGACCACAATGACTTCCAGGCAATGGTCGTGATCCAAATGCACATGCAGATTCGAGATGATTTGCTTCCCGTATTCGTGCTGATGGTGAGTTAATTGTTGCAGCACATCTGATTGATGATGGTCATACACAAGAGTAATGGTGCCGACCGTCTCTTTATTTCCGCCCCATTCTTCCCCGACAAGCTGATTGCGGATGAGGTCTCGAATCGCCTCAGAGCGATTCTGGTATCCTTTCCGGTTGATGTGTTGATCAAAAGCGGCAAGGAGTGTTTCTTCAAGAGAAACCCCAAAGCGGACCAATTGACTCATTGTCATATTCCTTCCAGGTTGGTTTTGGCTGTCTCCTATCCTATGGTCTATTCTGAAAAAAAACAATTGATGAATTATACGGGAAGACCGGTCCGAACAGGAGGCGACCGATCGGCCTAAAGCCGATGAGGGTGTAAAGTCGCGTTAATGAAGGCGAGGTGCGTGAAGGATCGGGAAAAAGCCTCATGAATGCCAGAGTGAGGATCCGGAGGAAAATGCCATCACGATTCCAAGTACGGTGGCCATTACCCCCACACAGGCCTGAAGCCCGTTATGGAGCCATGTCAGGGATCGGGCCGAGTACCAAAAGGGAATCGCCATGATCACGGACAGAAGGCCCATGCCGAGTATCGATCCTAACCCGAAAAGGAGGATATACATAATGGCCTGGCTCATGGATAGTGTGGCGTTCAAAGTTAAGAGGATCAGTGCGGCTGATCCGGCCATCCCGTGCATCAAGCCGATCAGCAACGCACGATAAGGAAAACCATGAGCATGATCATGGGACGTATTGTCAGGGTGTGTGGGTTCGGTATGCCCATGCGCATGAAAGTGGGGAGGGCGATCCGGATGTTGATGAACATGAAAATGAATCCGGTTTTTTTGTAATCGTCGGAACACGTCGAGCCCCAGGCCTATCAACATCACGCCCACCATGAGTTCCAACCCTGCAGCGAATCGTTCGGGAATGATAGTGCCCAACATCAAAACCAGTGAACTGAAGATCAACAACGTCAGTGTATGCCCCAAACCCCAGACCATCCCCTGCTTGACGGTTTGCGCGATTGATCCACTTCGGGTAGCTAAAGAAGCGACGGCTGCGGCATGGTCGGCCTCACAGGCATGACGCATACCCATTAAAAATCCTAATCCGAGAATACTGAGCATTAAAATCCTTTGCGATCCGGGCAAGACGGTTGGTGTTGGTGAATCCATGGGCGCCGGCCTG contains these protein-coding regions:
- the nikR gene encoding nickel-responsive transcriptional regulator NikR gives rise to the protein MSQLVRFGVSLEETLLAAFDQHINRKGYQNRSEAIRDLIRNQLVGEEWGGNKETVGTITLVYDHHQSDVLQQLTHHQHEYGKQIISNLHVHLDHDHCLEVIVVRGRSSALVDLANLLIKTKGVKHGQLTMTTTGKAVK
- a CDS encoding TonB-dependent receptor plug domain-containing protein codes for the protein MRLLHTLAVCFPAGVLFLLWAGLASGHDHEEVTVLEEVQVVGERPIAASSNRIILNEDILLQPQGRPADLLRLAPGLITLEHSGGAGKADQFLLRGFDADHGTDLALHVDGMPINMRSHAHGQGYGDINFIIPETIEEITVKKGPYHVEYGDFATAGAANYVTRESVPDTVLQAGGGSFNTQRYLFMTSPTHDRFRTLFAGEFYYTDGPYDFVNRNTRYNGLAKLTFDPSATSRLSVTLSQYYGRWNGSGQIPFRAVEDGSLDRFGSLDPSEGGKSLRSTGRLDYHYDFPGGGTAFANLWAQYYYLSLFTNFTFYLNDSDNGDGIEQTDRRWLTGSDVGYRQIFRLLNYEGTMTAGLQTRFDQIQVRLGTQQKRSSLAITQESDIFEASYSPYLKLDLQFLPWMRFVGGGRVDVFTYNVKDRCGADCSERPNGTASNAIASGKANLVLGPWYRTEFYLNVGTGFHSNDARDAVENPSTNSLTRAIGYEVGIRSRPWNWSEFLATFWLLDLGSELVFVGDDGTTEPRGKTRRLGTEFSSRITPMDWLTIRGDITYTHAEFRKTGDSVPLAPQFTAFSSVTAHFPLGLSGMLQMLTVGSRAGTEDNSVKLEPFTIFDLVLRYKIPLAPPTGRLEAFFSIRNLTDTDWRQAQFYYESRLPGEPAGGVADIHFVPGTPRMFMGGLTWLFPT
- a CDS encoding urease accessory protein; this encodes MLSILGLGFLMGMRHACEADHAAAVASLATRSGSIAQTVKQGMVWGLGHTLTLLIFSSLVLMLGTIIPERFAAGLELMVGVMLIGLGLDVFRRLQKNRIHFHVHQHPDRPPHFHAHGHTEPTHPDNTSHDHAHGFPYRALLIGLMHGMAGSAALILLTLNATLSMSQAIMYILLFGLGSILGMGLLSVIMAIPFWYSARSLTWLHNGLQACVGVMATVLGIVMAFSSGSSLWHS